AGCCGAATCGGTCGTTCCGTTTCGGAACCAACCCGTGAAAAAGATTTCTATTTcactttaatagttttatagtaTAGATAATGTAAcaaacctacatattttatgattattacaataattatctatcattatttttttaatataacactaGCCATAATCAGTATGTcatttgtatgatttgttcggacaattattatttttatttttaagttttatattaataagaatgattattattataaaattatgatgattTATACCGTACTTGATTTTCTTCACTGGTGGAGTTTACATGGACGCaattttacttatttgtttttccTGGTGGATTTCACActaaaaaaaaggtacctacttGGGGCGGAGTTAACATATTGTACCCGTTCAAGTATAGTTGTTCGATGTCCTCTATGCAGGTTTgagatagaaatttaaaatgttgatgtcGACGGCTTTATacggataaaatataaatgcgttataatattttgcatagaTAATCTCAAATGGCATTACAATgtgatttgtattaattttttttttatcaagcttatctaggtatttaaaatagtagcactaacaattaaaataattaatcgtgTCTAGAGTCCTCAACCACATCATTCAACCATCGGCAAAATCTTTAAACACGTGTTTATTTGTGTTCAACGAAAAAAGCGTACCCGCCTGGGAGCATAAAAGTAACGAAAATGCAGGGCGTTGGATAATCATATTGAAAGATAACCacgatttgcataatatatggaATAATATGGTGCGTATAAAACTTTAACATTCGGCAgggatataatatgttacataacataattaataacaatattagttgaGTATAGTTTCAGACTTTCAACCAATAAATAGGATTAAAATACCCATAGTttcgtaataattaaattatgaatttcaagaaaattcaaagtaatattaaaaaaatatatatatcgaaTTCGCTCTCCTTTGCGTTAAGTGTTGAGACTCATAAACGGAAATCCATTACAATTTCAGGGGGAGGCTaactttattaacattattgtgAGCAGAGGGGCTTCGatcctacaaaactaaaaaaagagaGAGTTAAGCCCCCTCAAGCCCCCAACGATTTCCACCAATGGAACAGCACCACATCACTGAGTaggtaggtcactgtaatggatgtgttaaattcaaattcagtGACAAACTGTTGTACATCACGATAAACAAATCCGAACTGAGTTAGTGTGTCAGCCTATATTTTtaagcataggtacctattttaattatatttttacattcctATTATTAGGAATTTGTCTTTCTCTCATTACCTAACACTATAGGTTGaactaactttttttaatgtagttgcatatcattattatagttgtcTAATGTTGAATATCACTAATaatcttatttgaaaaacaaaccCCAACATTGATATATTCAAGTCATACTTGCTTATGTGTGAATGTGTGAATCATAGAtaggtatgtttttattaataataataaccatgaCAACTAAAATCTTacgaacaataattgtttttggtgaattatttttggtgaaaagtaaaaatatgagTACCCTgttcatatatatatgttaaacataatatgtaatattataatattatatttatatacaatacctacTGTACTGCAGGTACTACACATAGTTGGCGACAAATTCGCAGCTGTTATAACTGATATCAATGGTATAGGATTGCACATTAAACCTGTGTGTTCCAAGATAACAGTGTGGACTACAAAAATAACGTTAAGCaattacaaaaacatacaaaatattggGTATGTATACCcatgtatatttgtttataaaaatatgtgaaccCAAAGAGTgaagtatattaatttgtaattctaaaacactgtttattaatattatagagttaTGATCAGACAGGCCATTGGGCTGAATGCAAaacgcatatattatttaatgcacAACCAATCACTCGTTTAAGTTTGGTAGTGAATTGTGAAAACTTGTAGAACAAAAATGGATGATTTTGCATATTCTATCAACAAACCTaagattattatagtattaaagataaaacttattatttactacacTATATTCCTGGTATTCATTACTTGTTTAACTGagaatttaagaataattttagacaaatcgatTGACAACCGCATAATTAATACATAGGTTCTCTGCTGAAATTATAGAATGACTATAAGTGAAAATTTCACTGTGAAATCGAAGAGTTGTGATGGCTTGTGATAACTCGACAACAGCCACCGaagcgtaataatattaaatagtttttaaaaaaactatatttaagaGACAATGCGGTTCACTGTTCAGcagcacattataataatgtagtgtTTGACCAAATAATTGAGTATcgtttatttgaaaacaaagtaactaataatacaataatttatatttttattgcctTTTAAGTCTGTAGTGCCTAAAAAACTAGCAGACCTaacgatacaatatattatatatacataagcgAGCACATATTTTGTTCGCAGAGTATTCAGCTGATAAAATGATTCACCCCTAGTACatcgtattacattataaacatataaatattagaaaataataagtttttcttattttttttttttttaaggttggGCACTGGCCCTATCAATGaccatagtatatataaatatataataatattacgatgtaTTTGTTTTCCTTTACTCTGCGCACTACGCAGAACCAACAACTGAACGGACTAGGTCGGTAGGATAACTccgataactgataagtaactTGCCTACTAACGCATAGTATTTACTAAATACTTAGGTAAACTACCACCAGTCTAAATTATGAACTGAGAATCCGTCTGAGACTATTTATTTGCCCTATAAGACAAGACATGTCTGCCCACAGAGTATGCAAGTGCATATACCCTGCATATAGCCTATGAGTTTAATATATCAGTATGATAGTAGTATgcgtatcatataatatcatacactgCACCGCAGTCCGTTTATACAATATCgctgtagaatataatataatgttataaaaaggtGTTTTTTATCTTACACGAATTTTGGTAggtgtcattttatttttaccgcaACTGAGGTCCTAAGTATATAAAACGGTATAAATGTAtctgtataattatgtatacagacggtaataataattacaataataattgtttggtaGAATAAACGTCAGACTGTGCTGATTTATTATGCTgcgtgcaatattattatagctatagtGCTAACCTAATctatacagttatatatttatatacatgtgttatgtgtatgtgtatgtgtgtatatatataggtacctatcgtgTTCGTGtatacacctattatatatatttgacgGTGACACTATATgcgtgtgcatattatatattatgggtaTTAAGCTTAAGATTAACGCGGGTTTTCTATACAGTATGCTGCTGCAGTTACCGTGTACCGTCATGGCGGCATATTATACCATTGCCGATTTGTTTTGTGCGATTGCATATTATGGTGTGAGcttactgctgctgctgctgccgctGCTCCTCCGCTGTGAGGACGAAAGGACTAAAATATGTAGCCAAACATTTTGTgcgcttataaattatttacccgCACCTTCTTATACGCCTTGGGAAATAGTAATCTTAAAATTTGCCAAGTGACTTTGTACAATACTGGCGCTTGCTGCAATTCGAAAGTCGTCGGCATCCGTAATTCGCGAGCAaggtatttagtaggtatttaccaTTCGTGTTTTATATAGATCTACTTAATTATACGAATTGTCGACTTGGTCATCACGAATTCCGCGATTCAAACGTTAACAACTCACATGACGAATAGCGTATTTTATCGCATTACCCTTCCCcccacacacgcacacactcaACTTCACGAGCACACACAAacctaaaataaacatttcgtgtgtgagtgtgtgtgtgtgtgtgtgtgtgtgtgtgtgtgtgtgtctttcTTTCGAAATATACCAGTGGTCGAAATTATtgacacgataataataataatatatgtgtacggAAAAAACTCGTAAAAAAACGGATACGCGAAAAAAAAACCTCTATCGCTAACggaattataggtaggtacctactacagtgGGTGGAAAACACGAATACCAGGGTATAGTTTACAAATGCCTGTATAGGTATCGTAACATCACGGTTCGCTATTTCTggaaaatatgtacttatataatatatgcgaatggcatacaaatatattatgcgcacgtgtaataataatacgatatgcGTATGTatgaatgattttaaattgaaagtCCCCCGCTACGATGTTTCACAGTGGATTAATCAACgccgactatataatatagtatacaatatcgttattatttattaataagtcgACTGTGtggcaatgataataataataataattaatagtaggtagAAGTACTACCTATacacgcattatattatatcaacaatcGACTAGTgacttgaaatattataatataaacaataatacgcgaaatcataatataataatataatataggtaccaagcagtgtttaaatattatttaggttataGTTATTAATGATACAATAACAGTCGATTGGGGGGGAATGATGGTTTTgagaatactatattattattatactcgtgaCGATGTGTTATTGTCGATTTCGATTTATCGAACGCGTTTTTTGCcatgtatttaacattttatacaagttGCATAATAtaggagtataatatatatagaatccCAGCTGGCCCCCGCTGTGAGCCGAGTGGTGATCGTAGGGGAGGGTGGAGTGGTGCAacgatattgtgatattattttaaacgtaaaatttcgcgttttttacaataaaaccgGCGAGATCGGCTGATGTCGAAGTCGGAAAATTTACCAATGCGAACCAGCCTTCTCCTACACCCGTATCTATACCTACccaatatatactattatacgacCCATCGCCCTATTTCACGCCGACCCAGCAGgcgatattactatataatattataacctattattgCGTATACGCGTGCACCAGCAGGGACAAAGGACGGTGGCGGGGAAAGAGGAAAATATAAGGAACGAAATCCATTTTTCTGCAGAGCCTTGTGCACAGACCGGctacctacttatatgtatacctatatcatactgTTTCGCAGGTAGCCtgcgtattttaatatacatattataccgttTGCAGATAATATTTCATTCGTATCGACATTAATATTGCGTACAAGCTGCGCCCGACTAGACTAAattcacctatataatattatataataatttaagtattattatattgtgtttattctAGCTGTAGCCATGCCGAACCCGACTGCGTACCCATATTCATCTGAAAACgaacacattatttatttattttattatatctatcaatttcctataatattgtatcataatatacaaatacctataatattgtatcgtacctatacatatacttattgtatttaattatttatgagccATAAATGTTCAGTAATGCAGTGGCAGAAAGCTAATTATTCtacattaaatgaataaaaaaataatgtacattgtGTCTTGGTCTGGCTTTAGTCTCCGTTGTCCTCTTGAGTGCCagcactagttcccggatgggtgaccacccgcgCTTTTTAGTGGAAAATTCTCTCCATACACACACGTCGTGTTATATAAACCAACCGTACCCTCCTCCACAGTAATAAAACCTACTAAATAActcaggctaatgacctcagatGTTGAAGccttatttaaatgtaaaaaaaaaaatttgtcattATTCTCAGTGGAGTTCtttcatgatttatattttatgaagtgGGCATACCTATACGGTCTATATTATagactagctgatcccgtgcacttcgttgcccattaaaaatgccaactctacatgaataatatgttttatttaaaacccatggcaaccatttataaacaaaaattaccatcggaaatctcaaaatccctgtttgagaacCTCCCGgagttggtcctctccctttttaaactAGCCTATCTTCTGttcagaggtctaatctatctctgtaccgaTTTCCATCAACATCGGTCTGTCGCGGTCGTTATCAATGACCGCCGCGTCTCTATCGACGTCCGCGAGATTGCGACTGAGAACCGGTCTGGCCGTCGCCGGTGGCACGAACCGCCGGCCCGGCCCGCGGTGGTGCAGGTGGCGGTAGCTTTTGCCTGATCGTCGTCGCAATAACTACGTCAAAAACGTCGTACGCATTATTAAAGATATCTGTATTATAACTGTTCAGTGTTAAATAAACGTGCCGTCGACTTAATAACGTGTTACCATCATTACGAACCGTTCCTGACACCTACAGGTCTGgccgtttaggaatgcataaaggacacacacacacacacattcatttttatatatagataggtagatagtagatacgctataataataatgtataataatatgaattgtcagcgtagagtataatataatgttatattatctcGAGACGATTTGCTTGCCCATTAACAACCCTGTCGAGCTAACaagaaaacagtttttttcctTCGTGGAAAAAATGCTCACCcctatataacacaataatattattattacgataaacgTGTGTGTCGATCGCAGCGGACCGTACTTTGTTTCAACTTTTATTGGCGATGCGTGCCCGGACTCGGAAAGGTCACCAACTGCCTACTCGGTTTTTGAAAAACGCACGACAAAGAAACCGAAACATAATCATTTGGAATTAAACTCCGGCAAGATCGTTCGTTACATTATGATGATCCTGAATTTAGCCGTGTAGAATTAAATaagctttaaattaaattacattccGACGGGGTCGGAATCCCTACTAATAAGGATTTATTTACGTGGACCCTGCAGTGTACGCATCGCATACTATACGTGCTCCcgtacaaaagtaaaaaaatacgcgcacacacacacacacacacacacacacgcacacacgttCTGTGTCaatatatagactataggaTAAGAGTGTATTCTGGAAttgacaaacataatattgcaatttataaCCTGAACGATATCGCTAATTCGAACAAGTCATATACGTgtcgtttatttataaacgaataCAACCACCTGTACTAATCGGtacttactataggtatatgttgAGTATTCGTACATTTCACAATATCATAGTATATCACTTCAACGATATATGTttcgtataacattatattattatgaaatacgaTCGCACCgcgttgtacacttgtacctatataactcagattacgtaggtacctatatatacacgtcatgcaggataatattattatgtttttatattatgtagaatttaTATTTCGATGCATAATATATCGACGATTTCCGCCGCCCccggaaaaattatattaactttgaTTTAATGACCGTGGACTCCGATCGATTTTTACAAGGATAGTTTTGGGACGTCAACAATATTCTGATGACATCCAACATACCGTGTAATTTGGAATGAAACGAACAAGACTCATTTGGATCAAATTAGACCGAACCATATACCAAATAATATGGGTAGCATATTAACAATCGTTTCGAACTATAATTCAATAACATCGCGTATTGATtgggcataatataatattatatagtaggtacaatgggTTAAGTTAGTGCTTAGTATAGTTACTTAATatgtttcatattaaaatattttaaattttggacattatgagttatgaatgaatttatGATTCTAATTCTTGAATCACACATATAGGTTTACTTGATATTTTGTCGTAATTTaatcagtttataatattattataataattcataatgaatcaatgtgtattgtgtacttATCGTGTGTATAACTAACACAGGtcacatataacataatatattatattatataaatgcatacaTAGACTGAACACCATTTGAAAAATTGATATCAATTATTGTACTTTgttcaattttcatatttacattttatatattatacttacattattttaatttattgcgtCCCTGCGTTCGTTGCTACGCTACCatcagaaatttaatttaaagaaaactcgttgtaaaacattttatttcgttaTTGAACATTCTATCGTCtctttttgttcattttttcgaaaacattcTGACAATTTAATTCTGTTTGTCGAAGTGCTTTTTGACACacgataatttttgtttttctgtgCTTATAGGTACGCGAATACATAGGAAGGTTTTCCGACGCGTCGGCAGGCCACGTTACAGCTGACCCTTGACCACGTGAGAAGCATAGGTTTTCCAAATTTACTCCACACTTGGATGAAGGCTGTAATCGTAATTAGCATCGTAATGAAATGCACTAATGTTTAAATCCACGTGCACTGTTCGTCTGCGCCGCGTACTCAAGCAATTTCCAGTCTTTCTTCCCGTTGCTCGTGCGAAGTCTTTTTCTTCCGTGCATGAGGTGCGTAGATCGACCAATCATCTTTCTCTGGGGAGGCGTAATTGAAAATTTCAgtgttttatactattaaatatataatttcactaGGCCTTACACAATGTCGGCGTGTCATGGTCACAGTACCTACGCTGACGAATGACTAACGACGGACGTGAACCGCTTCCTGGAAAACATTGAAACGCGGATCATGTTAGGTGGTTAGCATATAATTATGCTTTCCAGGTAAAACCATCAAAAACACTTATAAATCTTATTTTGCGTCCATCTCAAACTACTGGTTtggtggtaggtaggtactacttttAGATATCTACCGGTCAGATCGAGGAATTcatcaatatagttttaaactttCTGCGGACCATTATGCAAAAAACTGGGCGCAAATCAGTAGATAATGTGTATATAGTCTATAGCGGACAGAAAAAACgtttgttttcataaaaataaacatataacatTGACAAATAATGGTCTGTTTGACCCAGCGGGGTTATTCGGAGCACATGGGTGCAGCATGAAGGACACGCGACCTGTCATGCGAAACAGACATGGTATAGGCGGTAAGTTGTACCTAAACGTCCTTTGATATCGACAACGACGTTCAAATCGCCTTCACCGCTAACCAAATAATTCTGAGTCGATACGGTAGCACCGAAAGCACTAATAGAAGCACATCTTATATAGACACTGCAGCAGTTAAAAATATGATGCGCAAAAATGTGTCGTAGGTCGGCGGTTTGCAAACGAACCAACgacgatattataatcataggcgTGCACACGGGGCGAGCCGCTCGAGCCAGGGCTCGACCAGAATCTTTTTAGGGGCATAGTAAAATGTTtgcctatacttattataaattataataacatgtttgAAACTTCTATTTGTAGtgaaagtgaaataaaataacaactttttGTGTGTAcctctacattaattttattcatctaacaaaaacattgtgtacaaaatatgtactatgattaaatacattaataagttggttataatttataaatagtatacatatacatggtatttatttaatattcagataAGCCGAGTGCGGACGACCGTAGATGTATTGCTCCACGGAAAAACCTATACTTTTATCGCTTTCAAATAGAAGGCCGCAAACAGACTGACCTCTCATTTCTCAATaatctattcactattcagtatgtTCAGTTGttcactatttagtatttactgttGTCACTCAGTCACTACACACTGGTCTGttagtgttaaataatatttattttaaaattcggtgaattaatatgatgagacattattataattaattttattcttgccAATATCGGTcgtatttttatcgttttaattttaagattaaaaatatatgtctagaaattagcacatattatatgttgtgtGCACATTcaacttgattatatttttatatttaaatattacacttttcatattacacaaaatttacattttNNNNNNNNNNNNNNNNNNNNNNNNNNNNNNNNNNNNNNNNNNNNNNNNNNNNNNNNNNNNNNNNNNNNNNNNNNNNNNNNNNNNNNNNNTaaatgcgtaaaaaaaaaaataaaaataggggcACTGTCAAAATATTGGGGCACTAATTCTACCAGACTTGACCGGAAACTGAAGTCTGCGCACGGCTATGattataatgtctataatgataataatatccataTAGTAGTTACGTACTTgaaatttatactattatagacgatgaaaactaaaactaatacTAAGACTCTTAGATCTTCTaagatataatacataatatacctacataatacaacTTTGtatgtgattattttatcaaagttTTTCTAGGATTTTCCAAacccatatattatagtataatattataataggtacctaggtacgtaAGTAGGCTAACCTACCTATAACCTGTGCaaacataataaattcttatttgtaaaatttaacaGCCGTAGAGGCGTACGAAACTGTCTGGTCCTACGGCAAGGAATCTGTGAATTATAAAGgtaatttcatgtatatacctataattatactgCCTTGGCTAGCTGCCCAACGTGTAATCCTCTATAGAAACAGACGGAGTTTGTCGTCTAGTTGGAGGTATCGTATATACTCAAGTGCTTGATGCTCGTAAAGTGGctacacaacaatattatatattatagtaccattgattataaatataatttacaatcaacGATAgtcgataaattattattattgttaatatttgttattattgcatTGTAATAGGTATGCACTCGGTTacatatgactatattatagactataatagatGACTATCAAAAATGGTTATTGTCATAGGGCTCAGATTTTAAAgcacaattaataacaaaaaaacataaaattgtttgaaaaaatcaaaaataaacatatttattttcaaaaaagcaACAAAAAAAAGCATGACCAAAAATTgacttaaattgaatataaaaaaaatgaatttaaatttaaaaaaagaattaccTAACCGCCATGTATTTTGCTAGATTTGcaacgaaaacaataataatccaaTGACTATTTAGTTCGATTCTCGCTTTTTAGgtttcttattaattaaattaaaactttttttatatacctatacctatagcataataaacacattaaaatGCCACAGCTGGAATAATTGCAAAGAAGCcgaaaaaaagcaaaaattaaTTGGTTTATTTCAAATCAGAAAGACATAAAACGAATTTATGTATATCAATTAGATTTTTAtctcatatataaaaaaagaagcaTAT
This portion of the Acyrthosiphon pisum isolate AL4f chromosome A1, pea_aphid_22Mar2018_4r6ur, whole genome shotgun sequence genome encodes:
- the LOC100574033 gene encoding eukaryotic translation initiation factor 4E-1B-like, yielding MMQYNYIAYLIVPILFTNHINDYFQFECPEIIIESNKTIKSKPNISDEYQKLMKNIETYEKINNSTQSLYSDIAMVYPINSWTFWYRNPSKLNLRYPWEESLTKIETVRDVTHLWKVLNHIIQPSAKSLNTCLFVFNEKSVPAWEHKSNENAGRWIIILKDNHDLHNIWNNMVLHIVGDKFAAVITDINGIGLHIKPVCSKITVWTTKITLSNYKNIQNIGVMIRQAIGLNAKRIYYLMHNQSLV